Part of the Vanacampus margaritifer isolate UIUO_Vmar chromosome 12, RoL_Vmar_1.0, whole genome shotgun sequence genome, gaggaaaaaaaataaacaataaaaagtttttttattaaagaaaaactaaaaaacatttatttgttttcattcaactataaaagcggACCTAATTATACAAAAGCATACGGATATCACCTGCTTCTAACATCTGTTCCTTAACAGCTCTCTGCAGCGGGGTGCCTGACACAAAGTACCACAAGCCTCCTCCAAGGTAAGTTAATTAAAACCTGTTTTTCAACATCACACACACCCCCATTTTACCACCTTCTCATTCGAAAGGCAAGcgccattatcacaccagtctCATCTCTCACACACATCTGGAGACAacgaataaattattttctacaACAAGCTCTcccttcctttttcttcttctttttttatataacagACAACACTAGAACAAGCCTTTTTCAATTTTCTCATAGACATCTCCAAACATACAGTTGAAGAcattaaggagaaaaaaaaatacaaatatccaTACATACATTTCTCATCCACTCTCTCTCCCAGTTCTCAATCCAATTGTTCAACAATTGTTTGTCAACTTCTCAACCTTTTGCAGGCACATACAAGcgcaacaatcacacaatttacccctggtcattttataacaaagaaTATTCCCTTCAATTCACACATATCATACATACTGCCGACACGGGGTCAAACCACACACTATCACAGTCAAATTCACCTTCCATTACTGACTCTAGATTACTTACAcccttatttattattatatgcaATATGTATAAACCATTATCATTAACCATCCGAGCGATCTTCACAGAACTACCCAAAGCCAACATTCTAGTGATTACCGTTTACGTACACATGCAAGCTCAACCGCTTTCATCAAAGATATCAAGCAAACCGTagattttaacggtgggaaccaaTCTTTTTCACAACAAATCTGCATCCAGTCGTTCAATAACACATACATTTCACGTCTATGTTTCGCGGGCAACGCCCCGATTACAACCCCGGAAACGCTTTCAATTTATACATCCAAGAATAAGTTCCGACTATCAACcggaagtactatcaggtcaaACCATTGGGTGTCGCGGTCAAAAGCGCCCCCATTACTTATATTAATTATTCACCTccttagttattattatattcaagttgtattaatatttattaattcagTGACATCTCACTTGTGGTACCACAATCAATTATTCGACAATATAGCTCATTACGCCcccccaataaaaataaaaaaattagaaattaaataataaaaaataactacagacAAACATGAAATATCGCTTCCgcgacaaataaataaatatcaggaTCTATCGATTTCTTAGCAGTGGCGTAATAAAGCCGCTACGTCAACCTGTGCCTCTTAAAATTctcttaataataaataaatatccaagGATCTATCGATTTCTTAGTAGTGGCGTAATAAAGCTGCTACGTCAACCGGTACCTCacttaataataaatgaatatccAAGGATCTATCGATTTCTTAGCAGTGGCGTAATAAATCCGCTACGTCAACCTGTTCGTCTTAAAATTCTTTTAATGTTTCTTCAGCTGCGCATAACCAACGTGACGATACTTCCGTAAACAAAAACtgtcgtcaccacgtacgtgtatagttcaatgtcgtagtaaaatccaaaatcaaggacttcgtgtccctccgtaacaaaacaactttaaacGACTTCTACacagctataactaaattcaaaacagttaaaatataaaatgaaacagtaaaaatgttaacacccttgaggaccgagtttgcccaccactgctttatattgttcaataatttgtattttaaaaaaaagacactatTTAGAGATATTTTCTAGTTTTTGTCAAGATGACATGCATGTTTTCTAAATAAGACTATTTAAAGTCTTTGACAATGTTAACATTTAACAATACATTGCTGTAAAcctaaaaagctaattttgtgcCTTAAAAAGCTAGCATTTGCGATTTTGAATATGAGgaacattttgagtttttaacACATCCATTGTACATGTTTCGCAAAGGCAAAATTTAGTCTTACCAATACCTAATGTACGTATTTTTGTAACCACAATTTGTTGTTTATGACAATAGtcacacatttttgaaaatatcaaaTACAACTCAGTCTTCATTCAACGAtgctaatgtaaacaaacattttactttCACATGTTTGCTGATAACTTCACATTTGCAGTCATTTTTAAGTGCCGGTACTAGTTTGAAGAAGCGTCGGATATGCGAATAAGAAGAGACTTTTGTTTACTAGAAAGAAAATGAATATGCATAAAAACTGTATTCTCTTGCAAAGTTTCCACTTCCACAATTAACTTGGATTCACTCTACATGTACATGTTGTCAATTAAAAGTCTCatgttattcaacttttcaacatactaaaatagttctcaaatgtgtaaaagacacaactgtgacatgcattcgtcaaaattgactttggatctaatatttttgctgtccctaaatcagccaaaaaacgctctgttcaaaacatcCTGTTTTAgcggtgtgtcacttttatgtaaatagctgcaccaggccacgccatACCCTTGGAAGGGGcagtgctaatgttgtgaatcaaaacgactggccatgggagcagaagaaaagaaaaatacagacatgtcttttacacatttgagaactattttaatatgtgtaaaagtggcataacgttttaccataagaaaaagtagcataacaaTACTACAGAGAcaatgttgtagcgttagtttgtgattgtttaggcaatggttattttgccgaaaccggcaaatctcccgcaaacgttattttgccgtgaatgtctcagATTTGTTGAACCTTGTGCTCCCCTGACAGGAAGAAAACATGTGCTTTTCATCCCCGTCGTGGTGCTGCTCtttctgctgctgcttctgcGTCTTCATGCTTACCAGTCCAGATGCTGGAAACCCAAAAATCAACAGACTGGCATGTGTTTCCGGTTTGTTCGGTGAAATCAAGGTTCCAATGTAGTAACTAGTAAACATATAACAACTTAAAGTGTACCCTGTTGTGCTCAAATGGAGAAATATGTACTTTTTGCGAGATAATTTTCTATTTGCAAATAAACCTTGTCCTGATTATGTCCTGGTTTTTAAAggtttaataataaaaacgaaAACATCATAAAAACACTTCAATGTGATGAAAATCAATTGATATTTAGCTATTTTATGATACATCTAccttaattatattttatacatttatgtatgtgtatatgggATAAAAGAAGTATTGTTATCAGTGGTACTAGCTAACGTGCAggatctcacacacacactcacactcacacacacacacacacacacacacacacacacacacacacacacactccattcAATTAGGTTACTGTTAAAGCACAATATTTATGGTGTGCTATTtatcttgatttaaaaaactatACAAACGCTTTTGTtgttctttatatttttttaaataaaaatgatgttatTCTTAAACAATAAGATTACTGATAATATtaggataaaaataaaacatttttagcactaataaaaatagaatagaGATGCATGCTTTGCAAtatcaaagttaaaaaaaagtaggcaACTGGAGTTCAGTTGGTCCAATGAAAGGCCTATacatctcccccaaaaaatgaaccTGCAAATAtttcccccctatttttttttttaaatgtttgcattAAATGTGTAAATGCTTTCCATTGGACATTAGTGAAACTCAGTCTATGGTTAAAACTGACACGCGTTACACGCACACGTGTTGTCATGccaacgtgtgtgcgtgtgcatgtctTTGCGTCAAACGAAGGTCTCCTTGTTGACCCACATGAGCGTGTGCGTGTCGTTGGGTTTACACTCGTACTCAATGCTGTTGAAGCTGTTGCCCCACTGGCAGTGGTCCCGCTTGTTGTAGTTGTAGAACTTCACCTGCCACACCGTCTCAAATGCGCCCGCTTCGGTGAACTGCGACGCACAcataaatattttaagaaatTTTAAATTGACGCATAACTGCAGGGAggcaaaatgaacaaaaaaaataaaaaaaattctcccaaAGGAAATAATGTGATAACATGGTTGCTTATGGGTTAACACATTTGTCTCAGGTCAGTGATTTGGAGTTGAAATCCCTACCATGCTGCCCAAAACAttctatttgatttgatttgaagattattattttttatttactatataGGAAATTCTTGAGTAAAATTCTTgccaaaaagtcattttagttTAGAAAACTACACCACTGCCCCTTTAAAGTTGAAGTGTACCTGTATGCTGATCTGAAGAGGTTGTCTCTCGCCGCTCTTGGTGTGCGCCACGCCCTCGGTGTCATACAGGCCCGTGTAAACCACCGACCCGGGGTCCTTGGACTGCCGCTTCAGAGCGAAGGTGACTCCACCCAAGCTCATCGACCTGCCAAGCCAAGAAAAAGATAGCTTGAAGAATGGTAGATGCTTCACGCCATATTATAGCAATGATGCTGGACTGCTGTTGCTCTAATCCCAATCCAatgaacaaacatttaaaatgtggacCAAATGCTCTAAAAAATGCAGTTCTATTTCGTCCGACCTTCACTGACCACCAGAGGCTGTACTTAGCAGCATGGGAATGCTAACTTTCGTTTTACTCAGTTAGATAACTTCACATTgggtggccttttattgtgggcagtcaaAGACACACTTTAGCAATAATCTTGATGTCTAATCAACATACCGACATCTTGGATTATCTCCGCAAAGGAGAGGTGCTCTGGAACAGATttagacagatttgtgaacTATATATTTGAGATAAATATATAGACCTTTTGTATACAAAAATAGATCTTTGATCTTTAAGTTTAGCTCATGAAAATTGGAAGTAAAGTCATAAGTGTTGCATTATGAATAACAATGAATCacttatacatt contains:
- the cnrip1b gene encoding CB1 cannabinoid receptor-interacting protein 1b isoform X2, giving the protein MADVPQLVKIGISLKTLPNNTAVYFKSDGARFGQTRTIKLLTGSKYKIEVVVKPGAVEATSMSLGGVTFALKRQSKDPGSVVYTGLYDTEGVAHTKSGERQPLQISIQFTEAGAFETVWQVKFYNYNKRDHCQWGNSFNSIEYECKPNDTHTLMWVNKETFV
- the cnrip1b gene encoding CB1 cannabinoid receptor-interacting protein 1b isoform X3, translated to MSLGGVTFALKRQSKDPGSVVYTGLYDTEGVAHTKSGERQPLQISIQFTEAGAFETVWQVKFYNYNKRDHCQWGNSFNSIEWSKPHGVMERSSGAVHCTRERGTHRSTSFHIVPHLVYQARRLWLSAPTSGNHLMIRLENHAC